The genomic stretch AACTTTCATGTCCGACGAGGTCATGCAGTGTCGCGAACACGTTCGCAACAAAGAAGCCCGAGACAATGCCAAACAACACTGCTGCGACTTTAAGCCAGATCAGCGAATGAGTGACAAAGATCAGCATGCAGAATGGCGAACACACAATCAGCCCAAATGCAGTTGTTTCCAGTCTACCTTCAGAACGCCGGAGACTGACGTAGTCTCCAGTCCACCCGCCCAGGAGGACACCAGCAGCGGCACCGGCTTGAAGATATAACGTACCGGTAATACCGCTGTTCGTGAGATCGAGGTGAAAACGATCGTGAATGAAGGTCGGTGTCCAGGCATAGAGGACCCAAAGCATGGCGCAGAAGGTAAAGAACGCAAAGGAAACGATGTGATATTGCCGCGAGCGCATCAGGACCCAAAGAGATGATGCTCGTTCGGAGTCTTTCCCAGGCCGCTCAAGCCGGATATTCCTGAACTGCCATATCAGGAAACAGGCATAGAGCAGACCAATCATGGTCATCGACGCATATCCTTTACGCCAGCCTATGTGCTCGGCCGACCAGCCTCCGTAATAACCACCTAAGCTGATGCCGATGAACTGCGCGAAGCCATGGATCGACAATGCTCGTGATCTGGTTCTGGTGTGCAGATCGGTAATCATTCCGATAGCGGCGGGAACGTATAGCGATTCGGTCAGCCCCATGGCGACGCGAGAGATAAGCAGTTCGGTGGCATTGCGACTGAGAACGGTTCCGAGACATGCAGTGCTCCAGAGAGCAAGTGCAGCGACGATAAGTTTGGGGCGTGATACTCGGTCAGCAACCCATCCCGACAAAGGCATGGAAAACGCGTAGGTCCAGGTGAAGAGGCTTCCCGCCAATCCCATTTCTAACCCGGAAAGAGAAAGGTCCTCTGCAATCCTGGGGAATGCGGAAAACAAGAACTGGCGATCTATGTAGTTGATGGCGAAAGCAACGGAAAGCAGTACCACGACGTACCACGAGTGTGATCGCCGCTTCGTTTCTGAAATTGAGGAAGGACTGGGCAAGAGGTGACTTTCCCAACAGGGGCACGTTAGCCTGGCGACAACAGGATAGGATGGATGATTCTAGGACCGTGTATTTCTTCCAGCATTATGGACGCACGTTCGAAAGATATTGCCCGCACCAATCCGGACGGGAAAGCATGACGATGAGGAGATTGAATGCGTTTGCAGGGTAAGAAAGCGCTTGTCACCGGAACCAGCACCGGAATCGGACGAGAAATTGCGAAATGGCTCACGCGCGAGGGCGCAAGTGTCGCCGGAGTCGACTGGGATGAGAGTGGTAACCAGGAAACGGCGCGGATCATCCAGTCTGCCAAGGGTTCATTTCAGGCACTCACCGCAGATGTCAGCAAAGG from Terriglobales bacterium encodes the following:
- a CDS encoding MFS transporter, producing the protein MVLLSVAFAINYIDRQFLFSAFPRIAEDLSLSGLEMGLAGSLFTWTYAFSMPLSGWVADRVSRPKLIVAALALWSTACLGTVLSRNATELLISRVAMGLTESLYVPAAIGMITDLHTRTRSRALSIHGFAQFIGISLGGYYGGWSAEHIGWRKGYASMTMIGLLYACFLIWQFRNIRLERPGKDSERASSLWVLMRSRQYHIVSFAFFTFCAMLWVLYAWTPTFIHDRFHLDLTNSGITGTLYLQAGAAAGVLLGGWTGDYVSLRRSEGRLETTAFGLIVCSPFCMLIFVTHSLIWLKVAAVLFGIVSGFFVANVFATLHDLVGHESFGLATGLVNMTGGLGAGAAILVAGVMRNHGGIGELMKWTSIVAVLAGSSLLWLARQRALQPHHNSTALM